One window of the Lytechinus variegatus isolate NC3 chromosome 3, Lvar_3.0, whole genome shotgun sequence genome contains the following:
- the LOC121410974 gene encoding uncharacterized protein LOC121410974 isoform X2: MMSNRTMASRMIYVAVVLGTMVVITRGVPTTRDTPTEFTTDISEVTYLGAEEKFTEEVTTLPNDDEAVTMTTENTFSPDKEGDEERQGIYNFIKVKFTLPGKSNGDIGGTLRTDIKNAINPILSEKFEEYNTSSVAFSECKDDCLTATVKLDFRLRITLEERRGVIKVLYEIVERNQTLGNLRVEMLYVLNVKGSYERIHTACDITHCKPDMKCFIEGNDCSSVCADNTEYCHHGRCEKFAQQSFITCHCEEGFTGPRCTQEIGNDESDADLYVGIIAASAIACIIVLAIILATCINIFNKKRIRTGRSEELFGIENVVALELMDEKSQLDGMATQTDESFLLARSHKDGVAPKAGHAHKIMQTNDSFLLAKAQLLRAHGSATRYRGAGSPVGVVSGNTRRLSDRPSESKIPEVDHAEPSTSTAGVNGVARNPSTKKDRAPAPPQQSPASPSQNEEATPSTSKDEQPRIPSAESAPKPAVENEEGNIEVPPPEKPIKSVEGNDVISDAYPGRKILKV, from the exons ATGATGTCGAACAGGACGATGGCGTCGAGAATGATATATGTCGCTGTCGTATTGGGCACGATGGTCGTCATCACAAGAGGAG TACCTACTACTCGGGATACTCCCACCGAGTTTACAACAGACATCAGTGAGGTGACGTACTTAGGGGCAGAGGAGAAGTTTACGGAGGAAGTCACCACATTACCCAACGATGATGAGGCGGTTACTATGACAACAGAAAATACTTTCTCACCAG ATAAAGAAGGAGACGAGGAGAGACAAGgtatttataattttatcaAAGTCAAATTTACATTGCCAGGAAAGTCGAACGGTGACATTGGCGGGACGTTGAGAACAGATATAAAAAATGCT ATAAATCCAATTCTGAGTGAGAAATTCGAAGAGTACAATACATCATCCGTTGCATTTAG CGAATGTAAAGACGACTGTCTGACAGCAACTGTGAAACTGGATTTTAGGTTGCGGATTACTCTGGAAGAAAGACGAGGGGTAATCAAAGTGCTTTACGAGATAGTTGAACGGAACCAAACACTTGGAAACCTTCGTGTTGAAATGCTTTATGTATTGAATGTAAAAG GATCTTATGAAAGGATACATACtgcatgtgacatcacacattgcAAACCCGATATGAAATGCTTCATTGAAGGGAATGATTGCTCATCTGTTTGTGCTGACAATACGGAATATTGTCACCATGGAAGATGTGAAAAATTCGCCCAGCAGTCTTTCATCACTTGCCA TTGTGAAGAAGGTTTCACTGGTCCACGATGTACCCAAGAGATAGGGAATGATGAGAGTGATG CTGATCTTTATGTTGGAATCATCGCAGCTAGCGCTATAGCTTGCATCATCGTTCTAGCAATCATCCTGGCAACTTGCATCAACATCTTCAATAAGAAACGCATCCGAACTGGAAG ATCTGAGGAGCTTTTTGGCATCGAGAATGTTGTAGCTTTAGAGTTAATGGATGAGAAATCTCAATTGGATGGTATGGCGACCCAGACAGACGAAAGTTTCCTTCTCGCTCGATCGCACAAGGATGGTGTTGCCCCTAAAGCAGGCCACGCCCACAAGATCATGCAGACCAATGACTCTTTTCTATTGGCCAAGGCACAACTACTAAGGGCACATGGTTCGGCAACGCGCTACAGAGGGGCGGGGTCTCCAGTGGGTGTGGTCAGTGGAAATACACGTCGCCTTAGTGATCGACCATCAGAGAGCAAGATACCCGAAGTCGATCATGCCGAACCCAGTACAAGCACTGCCGGAg TTAACGGAGTAGCGAGGAATCCCTCAACAAAGAAGGATCGAGCACCAGCCCCACCTCAGCAAAGTCCTGCATCCCCCTCTCAAAATGAAGAAGCCACGCCTTCCACCAGTAAAGACGAGCAGCCCCGTATTCCTTCCGCAGAAAGCGCTCCAAAGCCAGCAGTCGAAAATGAGGAGGGAAATATAGAGGTGCCTCCCCCAGAGAAGCCGATAAAGTCGGTAGAGGGTAATGACGTGATTTCAGATGCTTACCCTGGAAGAAAAATACTGAAAGTGTAG
- the LOC121410974 gene encoding uncharacterized protein LOC121410974 isoform X1, giving the protein MMSNRTMASRMIYVAVVLGTMVVITRGVPTTRDTPTEFTTDISEVTYLGAEEKFTEEVTTLPNDDEAVTMTTENTFSPDKEGDEERQGIYNFIKVKFTLPGKSNGDIGGTLRTDIKNAINPILSEKFEEYNTSSVAFSECKDDCLTATVKLDFRLRITLEERRGVIKVLYEIVERNQTLGNLRVEMLYVLNVKGSYERIHTACDITHCKPDMKCFIEGNDCSSVCADNTEYCHHGRCEKFAQQSFITCHCEEGFTGPRCTQEIGNDESDGKPDLYVGIIAASAIACIIVLAIILATCINIFNKKRIRTGRSEELFGIENVVALELMDEKSQLDGMATQTDESFLLARSHKDGVAPKAGHAHKIMQTNDSFLLAKAQLLRAHGSATRYRGAGSPVGVVSGNTRRLSDRPSESKIPEVDHAEPSTSTAGVNGVARNPSTKKDRAPAPPQQSPASPSQNEEATPSTSKDEQPRIPSAESAPKPAVENEEGNIEVPPPEKPIKSVEGNDVISDAYPGRKILKV; this is encoded by the exons ATGATGTCGAACAGGACGATGGCGTCGAGAATGATATATGTCGCTGTCGTATTGGGCACGATGGTCGTCATCACAAGAGGAG TACCTACTACTCGGGATACTCCCACCGAGTTTACAACAGACATCAGTGAGGTGACGTACTTAGGGGCAGAGGAGAAGTTTACGGAGGAAGTCACCACATTACCCAACGATGATGAGGCGGTTACTATGACAACAGAAAATACTTTCTCACCAG ATAAAGAAGGAGACGAGGAGAGACAAGgtatttataattttatcaAAGTCAAATTTACATTGCCAGGAAAGTCGAACGGTGACATTGGCGGGACGTTGAGAACAGATATAAAAAATGCT ATAAATCCAATTCTGAGTGAGAAATTCGAAGAGTACAATACATCATCCGTTGCATTTAG CGAATGTAAAGACGACTGTCTGACAGCAACTGTGAAACTGGATTTTAGGTTGCGGATTACTCTGGAAGAAAGACGAGGGGTAATCAAAGTGCTTTACGAGATAGTTGAACGGAACCAAACACTTGGAAACCTTCGTGTTGAAATGCTTTATGTATTGAATGTAAAAG GATCTTATGAAAGGATACATACtgcatgtgacatcacacattgcAAACCCGATATGAAATGCTTCATTGAAGGGAATGATTGCTCATCTGTTTGTGCTGACAATACGGAATATTGTCACCATGGAAGATGTGAAAAATTCGCCCAGCAGTCTTTCATCACTTGCCA TTGTGAAGAAGGTTTCACTGGTCCACGATGTACCCAAGAGATAGGGAATGATGAGAGTGATGGTAAAC CTGATCTTTATGTTGGAATCATCGCAGCTAGCGCTATAGCTTGCATCATCGTTCTAGCAATCATCCTGGCAACTTGCATCAACATCTTCAATAAGAAACGCATCCGAACTGGAAG ATCTGAGGAGCTTTTTGGCATCGAGAATGTTGTAGCTTTAGAGTTAATGGATGAGAAATCTCAATTGGATGGTATGGCGACCCAGACAGACGAAAGTTTCCTTCTCGCTCGATCGCACAAGGATGGTGTTGCCCCTAAAGCAGGCCACGCCCACAAGATCATGCAGACCAATGACTCTTTTCTATTGGCCAAGGCACAACTACTAAGGGCACATGGTTCGGCAACGCGCTACAGAGGGGCGGGGTCTCCAGTGGGTGTGGTCAGTGGAAATACACGTCGCCTTAGTGATCGACCATCAGAGAGCAAGATACCCGAAGTCGATCATGCCGAACCCAGTACAAGCACTGCCGGAg TTAACGGAGTAGCGAGGAATCCCTCAACAAAGAAGGATCGAGCACCAGCCCCACCTCAGCAAAGTCCTGCATCCCCCTCTCAAAATGAAGAAGCCACGCCTTCCACCAGTAAAGACGAGCAGCCCCGTATTCCTTCCGCAGAAAGCGCTCCAAAGCCAGCAGTCGAAAATGAGGAGGGAAATATAGAGGTGCCTCCCCCAGAGAAGCCGATAAAGTCGGTAGAGGGTAATGACGTGATTTCAGATGCTTACCCTGGAAGAAAAATACTGAAAGTGTAG